The sequence below is a genomic window from Bacteroidota bacterium.
TATCGTGAATGATATCATCAACATGCTCGAGGCCCACAGAAACCCTTACGAGTCCGGGTAAAATGCCGACATTCTGACGGTCCGTTTCTGAAAGCGAACTGTGTGTTGTGCTGGCAGGGTGGGTTGCAATGGTTCTTGCGTCCCCTAGATTAGCGGTGAGCGAGGTCATTTGCAAGGCATCCAGAAAACGCCGGCCCCGATCGATGCCGCCTTTGACGACAAAAGTAACAACG
It includes:
- a CDS encoding PLP-dependent transferase — translated: VVTFVVKGGIDRGRRFLDALQMTSLTANLGDARTIATHPASTTHSSLSETDRQNVGILPGLVRVSVGLEHVDDIIHDIGHALDISE